Sequence from the Panicum virgatum strain AP13 chromosome 5N, P.virgatum_v5, whole genome shotgun sequence genome:
atctaacgacggtaattaatcgacgaTTTACTACAGTGATGTTATAGTAATCATCTTCTAATTGCACGGTTAAAagccttattagattcttcagggtcactagcgcggggttctgaagttggttttgtaaactggatttgtttgacaccataattaatGGTTAAATTGTCACTATTTACTAACACGCTGCAAACCATCGTACCCGTTTGGCCCAATCTGGCTTTAATCATTGATCATCCCTCGGCGAGCTCCCCATGCCATCACATGGCGGACCATAGCTGTGCCCCATGCAGCAGCCAGGAGCTATCCCAtctacctcctcctcctcctgggaCCGAAGGCTGATGGGACGGCGAATTGAAATCTGTAGTGTACATCACGCGCGCGGATCGCAGTCAACGTGTCGCAGATGCACCCGAGCCTCTGTTCATCTTCTTAGGAATTTCtaaaaaatttcgagatctcccgtcacatcaaatttttagacacatacatgaaacattaaatgtaattttaaaaaatagtcAATTGCACAGTTTTgttgtaaatgatgagatgactcttttgagcctaattaattcataattacataataattatcaaataaaaacgaaagtgctacagtaactgaatcaaaaaaatttcacgaactaaaccCGCCCTTACCTTAACGGCCGTCAACGAGCTAGAAAAGAGCGCAGGTAGCCGGGAAGGGGTGGTAGGTGGTCGGAACGGCCGTCGGCGAGGTCGCCGACGGTCAGGGTGGTGGTCAAGACGTCGGAGTCTTTAAGGTTTCGAAATTGCAGAAACTTTCATAACCGATGCCTCTAGAGGAGCAGGGGGCCGGGGGCGaggttcggcggcggcgagaggttGGCCGGCGAAGGATGAGACGGTGCGGGAGTGCCACTGGTCAGATGGGATCGGACATTTGGTGGATGGTGGTTGGCGGTGGAGGCAAGAAAAAAACGGTGACGGTGGACAGGTGGCGTGGCAGTGAACTTGGTTAGCTGCGCCGGAAGACGCCTGACCGGCGGAATCCAATCGCAGCCTGATGAGGAATAGAGGGCCCGATGGCACTAGTTGCGCTGCTGCCATATCGGACGAGCCCGGCCGATGCCAGCCGCTTTGGCGCGCGAGCGTACGATACGAACCGGTCGGGCAGGTGCGGTATGCTGTTGTTTCTGACCCGGACGatgacgccgccgccatgccacCAGTAGCACGAGCGCGAGGGCCCCGCCCCGGGCTCCGCTGTGGGCTGTGGGCAGGGTGGCCGACCGACCGTCCATCGCCACCTTCCCGAGGCAGAGGACGAGGGAGGGAGCACAGCGCGCTGCGCCTCTGCGCCCCCCGGCTGCCTGTAGCCGAGCCAGGCGAGCACGCCCGGGAGCGGGGAGCCCCCCACCTCCACGGCTGACGGCTCCACCACCGCCTGGTCCACCACCGGCGCCAGTCTGATTCGCGCGCTACAGTGTAAAGCCGACGCCGCTCGGCTCGGCCTCGGCTGCTGGCCCGCCGCCACTCCCCACGGCCCCACgtacggcggcgagctccgtcgCGACGCTCGCCATCCGTCGCCGAGACGGCCGCGCTCAAGGGTGAAGCGGAGTGCGGAGGGACTAGCgatcgcgcgcgccgcggcactgtgcgtgcgcgcgcggcttTTTGGGCGGCGGGAGCTTTTGACCTCACGCACGGGCCGGGGGCGGCCCACGGCGGCCCGGGCGGGGGGGGGCAGGCACACCAGTTGCTCAACTGCAGTTCTGCACTGCCCGTGCATCTCCGTGTGCATGTGGTTGGgggcagggttcaccaaaccggtgggaaccggtccggtttgaccagttaccggtcaaaccagtctggcccggttccggtttggaccggtaccaaaccggcccaaatttaaaattcaaagttaaattcaaaaaaatgaaaaattctcaaaaaattcctaaatatacttcaaggtgcaacgaatctaatggtgttaaactttctcaaaaattcatttatttagtatagtttgcggggatttgaagttaaacaaaaaaacgtgcatacaaaaatatacaaatacaatgtaaaagtattaaaaaaagaattagagggttcatttaggctaaaacatgttatataaACATTCAcatagtatactttgcgggcatttgaatttaaactaaaaagaaaaaaaatgaatttggccggttaccagtcaaaccgaccggttactagtcaaaccgaccggtaaaccggtcaaaccgatcggTATACCGGTAATAACCGTTTGCACAGAggattttaaattcaaatttgatttcgATCGGTTTGGACCGGTTTTCGGCCAAACtggtccggtataccggtaccagACCCTGCCGGTTTGGTTGGACCGGTCGGTAACTTAAACCCAACTGGCTGCTCCGTGTCTGAAGGTTTGAATATTTGCATGCCGCATGCGCGAGCTCGCCCTGATGCCATGCGTCTCCGGCTTCGCGAGTCAAATTCACTGTTCATCTTTTGCTGCTTCTCGAgggataaaaaaatatattctgATTAGGTGTCGGGTGGTTATTTCTTACTCCTACAAAATGTTGGAAGTGACCGTCACGTAAACCTGCAGGCTTGTCTTCTCCGACAGTTTGCTTTGCTCCTCCAAGGGCAGTCCAAGCACTCgcgagaaagaaaagaaaaaggatggcaTCATGGCAATGCGGGGAGCCAAGTGAGAAAAATTGTCCCCGTGGGGACGAGGCCCTACAGTAAAAATGCAGAGCAATAGTAGGTTTCACTTCGGTGCACCGCCGAGGTCAGAACGGCTGCAGAAAATTATTATAAACGAGGTGAGCTTCGAACAGCAAAACCCCTGCATACTCATAGAAAAACATCAAGTGGGTCCTTTTTTTCGGAGGGGCCCTGCAACTACATGGCTGTgtttggtttgggctgaaaaaaaatttataaaaactttttgcacttttgactactaatttaaagtattaaataaagtctaattacgaAACCACCTGTAGGACCCCACgtttaaatcgcgagacgaatctaatgaaatcTTTGGTCGCGTGATTAGCGAATGATacggtagcatcactgtagcaaatcatcaattaattaatgTCATTAGATtggtcgcgaaaaattacactcatctctaaaaaaaatttgcaaatagacttcatttagtacttcatacagacattcgtctttttgtgtaaaGTTGATGGGACTCCTAATCAAAAGGCCACAAGCACACACCAGAGACCACCACCAGTAGGCAGTAGCACCAAGGCTCCCCTAgagcatcactgtagtaaatcatcaattaattaatgTCATTAGATtggtcgcgaaaaattacactcatctctaaaaaaattttgcaaatagacttcatttagtaattCGTACAGACATTCGTTTTTTTGTGTAAAGTTGATGGGACTCCTAATCAAAAGGCCACAAGCACACACCAGAGACCACCACCAGTAGGGCAGTAGCACCAAGGCTCCCCTAGACCACACTATATAACCGGCTATGCGCTTCCTCCGCATACAAGAGCTTCTCAGATCTTTCAGTCCCAGTTCACTCACTCATCTCACTCGAAGTGGTCGTCTCCCCCGTTCCCTCCGTCATCTATCCTCTTCGTCGGCGAGAACCAAGGAGGCGCCCTCCATGGAGCTCTTGGCGGCCGAGGAGAAGCCGTACTGCAGCCGGCTGTTCAGGAAGCGGGGCGGCGGGAGGGGCGCCATGGGCGTGCGCGGCGACGGCAAGGGCCGGTCCTTCTCCGGGCGGTGCGCGCGGCTCGTAAAGGAGCAGCGCGCGCGGTTCTACATCATGCGCCGCTGCGTCACGATGCTGGTGTGCTGGCGTGAGTACGCCTGAGGCGAGCAAGGGCAACTGGGCAAggacaggccgccgccgccgccgcggtgctgcAGGAGCAGACCAACAAGGCAGATCGATCGCCTACGTTAGGAGGAACTGAGAGCCATGTGTAGTGTAAAAAGGAgagttttttcttcttcctttttcaGTCTCCTCTCTTGTTTTCTTTCTGCCCCTCCGGTTTCTTATTTAGAGCTAGTGCTAGCAGTCAGCTATGGTACTTCTTGGATCCGATGATCACCGCACCGCGCATTCTGTTGAGTCGTCCTGGATTGGATGAGATGTGAGTGTGCAGCAACTCTAGCAGTCTCCCGATTCCCAATTCAACTACTGTATTGGGAGACTAGATAATATTGGAAGACTGATAAAAAAAACAGTGCTCCAGCAGTCTTCTAAAATTTTTTTTCCTAATAATTATTGGAACATCTTAATAATTCACCTCACATCTCCCTAAATAAAGGGGAGTTGTGACTCTTGTaaggctgaccacagcggagggagaagagcaaatttgctccctccttGTTTCCCACGctctctctgtctacagtgccaaacagtgcatctacagtgccaaatagtgtatttgctccttcatttcctccttccactgtggacggtctaaTAAGGTAGTTGGATTGGGAAATGATTATTGGGAGACTGCAAAAATAACTTCTCCAATAATTCTAAAATTGCTATTGGGACATTTCTCATTATCAATTATTGAGAAAGAATTATTAAAAGACTGCCGGAGATGATCTAATACAGAGGAACTTGACTTGTGAAATTCCTCATCAGGAGCTGATGGCACCCTTTCTCCCAAGTCCCAGCCTCTGTTGGGGCTGCTCCTCCATGCGGTGATTCCTCATAGGAGGGCGGTGTGAGGCGGCGGTACTGCTGGACTGTTGCTCTGGCGCTCTGCTCGTTCTTTACGCTTTCCTTTCTGCAATCCGTGTAGTCCTGAAAAAGCGGGCAGGACATTACCGCCACTAGTGCCTGGCAAGTGTGTCCGATCACCGATCAGGCGATCACCATTTCCACGGCTGGAGCGGCACAATTGTATGCAGTAGGCTGCATCTGCAATTCTGTatgcatcatgcatgcagcATGCATAGGAGTACTTGTAGGGTTGGTGCTACTTTGGAGTGTTTCAAGGGTAATTTTCAGGACTtaagccctgtttagttcccactccataaactccgtaaacataaaaaaaacatcacatcgaatatttcgatatgcatggagtattaaataaagtctatttataattttttttgcatggataggctgtaaatcgacagacgaatctaatgagcctacttaatccatgatttgcaacagtgatgctatagtatcatccactaattattgattaatcatagattaattagcatcattagattcgtctcgccatttacaacccatctgtgcaaaaaagttttataaatagactttatttagtattttaaattagtaagattacattaaaaaaaaatttgcgttcAAACTAAACACGACCTTACTGTAATGTAACAGTAGCATCGAAGAGGGGGCAGCGCAGCCGTTGCTGCTAGCCTACTACACGACCATTCCGCGCTGGGGAGACGTTGCTGGC
This genomic interval carries:
- the LOC120675576 gene encoding uncharacterized protein LOC120675576 — encoded protein: MRFLRIQELLRSFSPSSLTHLTRSGRLPRSLRHLSSSSARTKEAPSMELLAAEEKPYCSRLFRKRGGGRGAMGVRGDGKGRSFSGRCARLVKEQRARFYIMRRCVTMLVCWREYA